In Methanococcoides sp. LMO-2, a single window of DNA contains:
- a CDS encoding amidohydrolase family protein has product MSCEQIISGKIILGDELESIEGYLCVEDGLITEIGEESTTSKNIIAPCFINSHTHIGDSVCKDPVLGTCENFRVKKDLDSLVRPPDGLKHRILGKTSYSDLVNSMRSSIEDMLATGTSAFADFREGGVLGVFAIKEAANDLNVDSLVLGRPKDPDAPMDDVMLEIDRILQHADGLGMSGTNDVDMELLHRSRNVSKNRKRKFAIHSGEKSDDDVEKALSLDPDLLIHMTHAKRSDLMAVADAGIPVVVCPRSNFVTDVGMAPVAEMLELGVTVAVGTDNVMLNSVNMFSEMELLSKVFGLEDRQVFKMCTLNGASCLGFNNTGFIREGNKANLMILNGASNNLKGISDPVSGMVRRGRPDDILSIIHTNN; this is encoded by the coding sequence GGATGAACTGGAATCGATTGAAGGGTATCTCTGCGTGGAGGATGGACTCATAACCGAAATTGGCGAAGAGTCCACAACAAGCAAGAACATCATTGCTCCATGCTTTATTAATTCACATACGCATATCGGAGATTCTGTCTGCAAGGACCCTGTTCTTGGAACGTGCGAGAACTTCCGTGTAAAAAAAGACCTTGACTCTCTCGTAAGACCTCCAGATGGACTGAAGCACAGGATACTCGGTAAAACTTCCTATTCAGACCTGGTGAATTCCATGAGATCAAGTATAGAGGATATGCTGGCAACAGGAACCAGTGCTTTTGCAGATTTCAGGGAAGGTGGGGTTCTCGGTGTATTTGCAATAAAAGAGGCAGCCAATGATCTTAATGTTGACAGTCTGGTACTCGGAAGGCCGAAGGATCCTGATGCACCCATGGATGATGTCATGTTGGAGATCGATCGCATCCTTCAGCACGCTGACGGACTTGGGATGAGTGGGACGAACGATGTTGATATGGAACTTCTGCATAGGTCCAGAAATGTGTCTAAAAACAGGAAACGGAAGTTTGCCATCCATTCCGGGGAAAAGTCCGATGATGATGTTGAGAAAGCCCTCTCTCTTGATCCGGATCTTCTGATCCACATGACCCATGCAAAAAGGTCTGATCTCATGGCAGTAGCAGATGCCGGAATTCCTGTTGTCGTGTGTCCCCGTTCCAATTTCGTTACAGATGTGGGGATGGCCCCTGTGGCTGAAATGCTGGAATTGGGAGTTACTGTGGCAGTTGGTACTGACAATGTGATGTTGAATTCGGTTAACATGTTCTCTGAAATGGAGTTACTATCCAAGGTTTTTGGCCTTGAGGATAGACAAGTATTTAAGATGTGCACGCTAAATGGGGCATCATGCCTGGGATTTAACAATACAGGTTTCATCAGGGAAGGCAATAAAGCCAATCTTATGATTCTGAATGGGGCTTCCAACAACCTGAAGGGTATTAGTGACCCGGTAAGTGGAAT